A genomic window from Pseudoalteromonas piratica includes:
- the secF gene encoding protein translocase subunit SecF: MQLLKLNETLKFMSLRKIAMTISTLLILASFVSFFTKGMNFGLDFTGGTTVEVGFEQAADLKVVRSALHENGFPDAQVQLFGSSKDVKIRLEPREGEKADMISNQVLDILEQAGQQVEIRSIEFVGPSVGEDLKEQGGLAMLTALICILLYVALRFEWRFAIGAVAALAHDVLLTVGLFSILGLPFDLTVLAAVLAVIGYSLNDTIVVSDRIRENFRKIRIDDTIEIVDISLTQTLNRTLVTSITTILVLVALFVWGGETIHGFATALLFGVFIGTYSSVYVASSVAVMMGISKEDLIPEEVEKEGAEFDNMP; encoded by the coding sequence ATGCAGTTATTAAAGTTAAATGAAACACTTAAGTTTATGTCATTGCGTAAAATCGCAATGACAATTTCAACACTGTTGATCCTAGCTTCATTTGTTTCGTTTTTTACCAAAGGCATGAACTTTGGTTTAGATTTCACCGGTGGTACGACGGTGGAAGTGGGTTTTGAGCAAGCAGCTGATCTTAAAGTTGTGCGTTCAGCGCTTCATGAAAATGGTTTCCCTGATGCTCAGGTGCAGCTGTTTGGTTCGAGTAAAGACGTAAAAATTCGTCTTGAACCGCGTGAAGGCGAAAAGGCTGATATGATCAGTAACCAAGTGCTTGATATTTTAGAGCAAGCCGGTCAACAAGTTGAGATTCGCTCAATTGAATTCGTTGGTCCAAGTGTTGGTGAAGACCTTAAAGAGCAAGGTGGCTTAGCAATGCTAACGGCGCTAATTTGTATCTTGCTTTATGTAGCACTGCGCTTTGAATGGCGTTTTGCGATTGGTGCAGTAGCGGCGCTTGCGCACGATGTGCTGTTAACCGTAGGTCTTTTCTCAATTTTAGGGCTACCGTTTGACTTAACCGTACTTGCGGCGGTACTGGCGGTTATTGGTTATTCACTTAATGATACGATTGTTGTATCTGACCGTATTCGTGAAAACTTCCGTAAAATCCGCATCGACGATACCATTGAAATTGTTGATATTTCACTAACTCAAACGTTAAACCGTACGTTAGTAACATCAATCACAACTATCTTAGTACTTGTTGCACTATTTGTGTGGGGCGGCGAAACTATTCATGGTTTTGCAACAGCACTTCTGTTTGGTGTATTTATTGGTACTTACTCATCTGTATACGTAGCCAGCTCGGTTGCCGTCATGATGGGCATCAGCAAAGAAGATTTGATCCCTGAAGAAGTTGAGAAAGAAGGTGCTGAATTTGACAATATGCCATAA
- the secD gene encoding protein translocase subunit SecD: protein MINKYPLWKYLMVVAVVLLGMLYAAPNMYGSDPAVQISGARGAVIETADLDKVKDVLTKDGFDAKSIKLENEQVLIRFNDVETQLKAKDVLSESLGANYIAAINSAPSTPAWLENLGGAPMKLGLDLRGGVEFTMEVDMQTAINNQLKQMQQDFRSDLREQKIRYRSIREVANADRVQLVFRNSEDKDAAESYLQKNNPTLEFRDDRSNELAFTARLTEAKLKEIRDYAISQNLIIIRKRINQIGVAEPNVQRQGKERILVQLPGIQDPARAKEILGSAATLELRMVDQDNDVRDALAGRMPPGSEVINDQFGRPVLLKKRVMLEGSHITGAQAGYDQYQRPQVSLQLDSKGGSKMAAFTKDEVGNLMAIVFIEYRPSGKVDENGKALPPIKHEEVINQATINERLGRRFQITGIDTPAKAQHLSEMLRAGALVAPIQIVAESTIGPSMGAENVEKGITAVVLGFIFVLVFMLLYYKGFGLIANIALGLNLVLIVGAMSVLAGATLTLPGIAGIVLTVGMAVDANVLIFERIREELADGRSPQQAIHHGYDSAFSTIFDANITTLIAAVILYAIGTGPIQGFAITLAIGIVTSMFTAIVGTRAIVNALLGGKRIEKLSI from the coding sequence GTGATTAATAAGTACCCATTATGGAAGTACTTGATGGTGGTTGCAGTAGTATTGCTCGGTATGCTTTACGCTGCACCAAATATGTACGGTAGCGATCCTGCCGTACAAATTTCAGGTGCGCGGGGCGCAGTGATTGAAACTGCTGACCTCGACAAAGTAAAAGACGTTTTAACGAAAGATGGATTTGATGCTAAATCAATCAAACTAGAAAATGAACAAGTCTTAATTCGTTTTAACGATGTAGAAACCCAATTAAAAGCGAAAGACGTACTAAGCGAAAGCCTAGGCGCTAACTATATCGCCGCGATTAACTCTGCTCCTTCAACGCCAGCATGGCTTGAAAACTTGGGCGGTGCGCCGATGAAGTTAGGTCTAGATTTACGTGGTGGTGTTGAATTTACGATGGAAGTTGATATGCAAACAGCGATCAACAACCAGCTGAAGCAAATGCAACAAGATTTCCGTTCTGACTTACGTGAACAGAAAATTCGCTACCGCAGCATTCGTGAAGTAGCAAATGCAGATCGTGTGCAACTTGTTTTCCGCAATAGCGAAGACAAAGATGCGGCGGAAAGCTATCTGCAAAAGAACAACCCAACGCTTGAGTTTCGTGATGACCGCAGCAATGAGTTGGCGTTTACTGCGCGTTTAACTGAAGCGAAGTTAAAAGAAATTCGTGATTACGCTATTTCTCAGAACTTAATCATTATCCGCAAGCGTATTAATCAAATTGGTGTGGCTGAACCAAACGTTCAACGCCAAGGTAAAGAGCGTATTTTAGTTCAATTACCAGGTATTCAAGACCCTGCACGTGCAAAAGAAATTTTAGGTTCTGCAGCAACGCTTGAACTACGCATGGTTGACCAAGACAACGACGTACGTGACGCGTTAGCAGGCCGTATGCCACCGGGCTCAGAAGTAATCAATGACCAATTCGGTCGCCCTGTACTACTTAAAAAGCGCGTGATGCTTGAAGGTTCTCATATTACCGGCGCACAAGCGGGTTATGACCAATATCAACGTCCACAAGTTAGCTTACAGCTTGATAGCAAAGGCGGCTCAAAAATGGCTGCATTTACTAAAGATGAAGTAGGTAACTTAATGGCGATTGTGTTTATCGAATACCGTCCATCGGGCAAGGTTGATGAAAATGGTAAAGCGCTTCCGCCAATTAAACATGAGGAAGTGATTAACCAAGCAACAATCAACGAACGTTTAGGTCGTCGTTTCCAAATTACCGGTATTGATACACCAGCAAAAGCACAACATTTATCTGAAATGTTGCGTGCCGGTGCACTTGTAGCGCCAATTCAAATTGTTGCTGAAAGTACCATTGGTCCAAGCATGGGTGCAGAAAACGTTGAGAAAGGTATTACAGCAGTAGTACTTGGCTTTATTTTCGTACTGGTATTTATGCTGCTTTACTACAAAGGCTTTGGTTTAATCGCAAATATTGCATTGGGCTTAAACCTTGTGTTGATTGTTGGTGCAATGTCTGTACTTGCAGGTGCAACACTCACCTTACCTGGTATTGCAGGTATTGTACTTACCGTAGGTATGGCAGTTGATGCTAACGTACTTATCTTTGAGCGTATTCGTGAAGAATTAGCCGATGGCCGAAGCCCACAGCAAGCGATTCACCATGGTTATGACAGTGCATTTAGCACCATCTTTGATGCTAATATCACAACCTTAATTGCCGCTGTGATTTTGTATGCTATTGGTACAGGTCCTATTCAAGGATTCGCAATCACTCTTGCTATCGGTATTGTAACGTCAATGTTCACTGCTATTGTTGGTACGCGTGCAATTGTTAACGCGTTACTTGGTGGTAAGCGCATTGAGAAGTTATCTATCTAG
- the yajC gene encoding preprotein translocase subunit YajC gives MSLFISSAHASAGAPPAGGGMEMLIMLGIFGLVFYFLIYRPQAKRVKEHKNLMSALAKGDEVLTAGGLVGKIVKVSDDKDFVVVALNDQANVTVQKGSISAVLPKGTMKAL, from the coding sequence ATGAGTTTATTTATCTCAAGTGCGCATGCTAGTGCTGGTGCACCACCTGCAGGTGGTGGTATGGAAATGCTAATCATGCTTGGTATTTTCGGTTTAGTATTTTACTTCCTAATCTACCGTCCACAGGCTAAGCGTGTTAAAGAGCATAAAAACCTAATGTCGGCATTGGCAAAAGGTGATGAAGTGCTAACTGCTGGCGGTTTAGTTGGTAAAATCGTGAAAGTATCTGACGACAAAGATTTTGTTGTAGTTGCACTTAACGACCAAGCTAACGTAACTGTGCAAAAAGGTTCAATTTCAGCTGTGCTGCCTAAAGGCACAATGAAAGCACTTTAA
- the tgt gene encoding tRNA guanosine(34) transglycosylase Tgt, translating to MKFELDNTDGKARRGRLIFDRGVVETPAFMPVGTYGTVKGMTPEELKGTGAEICLGNTFHLMLRPGTEIIKQHGDLHDFMGWDKPILTDSGGFQVFSLGEMRKISEEGVMFRSPVNGEKIMLSPEKAMQVQRDLGSDIVMIFDECTPYPATEKEARDSMELSLRWAKRSKEGHGDNPSALFGIIQGGMYPELREISQKGLEEIGFDGYALGGLSVGEPKEEMIKILDHCAYKMPEDKPRYLMGVGKPEDLVEAVRRGIDMFDCVMPTRNARNGHLFITTGVIKIRNAVHKTDTGPLDPECDCHTCQNFSRAYLHHLDKCNEILGARLNTIHNLRYYQRVMEGLRNAIAENKLDEFVADFYARRDLPVPELKQIED from the coding sequence ATGAAATTTGAATTAGACAATACAGATGGCAAAGCGCGTCGCGGCCGTTTGATTTTTGATCGTGGTGTTGTAGAAACACCAGCATTTATGCCTGTGGGTACTTACGGTACCGTTAAAGGTATGACTCCTGAAGAGTTAAAAGGCACGGGTGCTGAAATCTGCCTAGGTAACACCTTTCACTTAATGCTTCGCCCAGGTACTGAAATCATCAAACAGCATGGTGATTTACACGATTTTATGGGTTGGGATAAACCAATTCTTACTGATTCAGGCGGTTTTCAGGTATTCAGCTTAGGTGAAATGCGCAAAATCTCTGAAGAAGGGGTAATGTTCCGCTCACCAGTAAACGGTGAAAAAATCATGCTTTCACCAGAAAAAGCAATGCAAGTACAGCGTGATTTAGGTTCAGACATCGTAATGATTTTTGACGAATGTACGCCGTACCCTGCAACGGAAAAAGAAGCGCGTGATTCAATGGAATTATCGCTGCGCTGGGCTAAACGCTCTAAAGAAGGTCACGGTGATAATCCATCTGCGCTTTTCGGCATTATTCAAGGTGGTATGTATCCAGAGCTGCGTGAAATTTCACAAAAAGGCTTAGAAGAAATCGGTTTTGATGGTTATGCCTTAGGTGGTTTATCGGTGGGTGAGCCAAAAGAAGAAATGATTAAAATTCTTGATCATTGCGCTTACAAAATGCCAGAAGATAAACCGCGTTACCTAATGGGTGTTGGTAAACCTGAAGACCTAGTAGAAGCGGTTCGCCGCGGTATTGATATGTTTGACTGTGTTATGCCAACGCGTAACGCACGAAATGGTCACCTGTTTATCACCACAGGTGTTATCAAAATCCGTAATGCGGTGCATAAAACGGATACGGGACCGCTAGACCCTGAGTGTGATTGCCATACTTGTCAAAACTTCTCTCGCGCTTATTTACATCATTTAGATAAGTGCAATGAAATATTAGGTGCACGTTTAAACACCATTCATAACTTACGTTATTACCAACGTGTAATGGAAGGCCTGCGTAATGCGATTGCAGAAAACAAATTAGATGAGTTTGTTGCTGATTTTTATGCACGACGTGACTTGCCTGTACCCGAATTAAAACAAATTGAAGACTAA
- the queA gene encoding tRNA preQ1(34) S-adenosylmethionine ribosyltransferase-isomerase QueA — MRVADFNFELPDELIARFPMEERTASRLLKLEGNSGEITHHTFADVLDFVNPNDLIIFNNTKVIPARMFGQKTSGGKVEVLVERVVDKHTVLAHVRANKSPKVGNELILEGSATAVMQGRQGELFELKFEGEEGVLDILDRIGHMPLPPYIDRPDNEKDRNRYQTVYGEKPGAVAAPTAGLHFDDSLLEKLKAKGVDLGFVTLHVGAGTFQPVRVDKIEDHHMHSEYIEVPEQVVAQIKACRERGGRVVAVGTTSMRSLESAAMKSDGELAPFYGDTDIFIFPGYEFQVVDAMITNFHLPESTLIMLVSAFAGQDNIMNAYQTAIAEKYRFFSYGDAMFLTKKES; from the coding sequence ATGCGTGTTGCTGATTTTAACTTTGAATTACCTGATGAACTAATTGCTCGCTTTCCAATGGAAGAGCGCACAGCAAGTAGGTTATTAAAACTAGAAGGTAATAGTGGCGAAATTACGCACCATACGTTTGCTGATGTATTGGACTTTGTTAATCCTAACGACCTGATTATTTTTAATAATACGAAAGTTATTCCTGCGCGTATGTTTGGCCAAAAAACATCAGGTGGTAAAGTTGAAGTGTTAGTTGAACGTGTCGTCGATAAACACACAGTGCTTGCGCATGTGCGTGCCAATAAATCTCCTAAAGTAGGTAATGAGCTTATTTTAGAAGGGAGCGCAACTGCGGTAATGCAAGGTCGCCAAGGTGAACTATTTGAACTGAAGTTTGAAGGTGAAGAGGGCGTGCTTGATATTCTAGACCGCATTGGTCATATGCCTCTTCCGCCATACATTGACCGCCCTGATAATGAAAAAGACCGTAACCGCTATCAGACTGTTTATGGTGAAAAGCCTGGGGCGGTTGCTGCGCCAACAGCGGGTTTGCATTTTGATGATTCATTACTTGAAAAATTAAAAGCAAAAGGGGTTGATTTAGGCTTTGTCACTTTGCATGTCGGCGCTGGTACATTCCAACCAGTGCGTGTTGATAAAATTGAAGATCATCATATGCACTCAGAGTACATCGAAGTACCAGAACAAGTGGTTGCTCAAATTAAAGCGTGTCGTGAACGCGGTGGCCGTGTAGTTGCAGTCGGTACCACGTCAATGCGTTCACTTGAGTCAGCAGCGATGAAATCAGATGGTGAGCTTGCCCCGTTTTATGGTGATACGGACATTTTTATCTTTCCAGGTTATGAGTTCCAAGTTGTCGACGCCATGATCACCAACTTCCACTTACCAGAATCAACGCTAATCATGTTGGTAAGTGCCTTTGCGGGTCAAGACAATATTATGAATGCCTATCAAACTGCGATAGCTGAAAAATATCGCTTTTTCTCATATGGCGATGCGATGTTCTTAACGAAAAAAGAGAGTTAA
- a CDS encoding EAL domain-containing protein, producing the protein MSNKLKLLVVTPDIKLSTQLVDALKDVDVFDIELKNNSLEALDLLKKQPVNLIITDLAIGEIDGWRFSRMVRSGLLASAKNTPIVLIPPTYCERIAETTARAYGIDAILQHDKLKTLPHLLANILSEHMDKSSRLPLLLVESNEERAAQITHDLELGFSITTVDNCANAQTLIQQYKYAIVLIDATHGSFDRVNRFLQELRIHRPNQAVVTIIDSQDADFAERLLLLGVTDFIRLPFNHNIINKVCEQAARREDFMVSYDDFAEKVELLSKSQQGYKDLFSAHQRILMHLNTAVIEIDQAQNICFLNPAWEALTGNGLQSSIGKPLASFFSEKDAIKLNELITSIKVIPGSKNKAELQINHKSGHQIWIECKLQSIKEAHVKSNITLSIDNIDERKQAEFSLQHLAHHDTLTNLHNRYFFDQQLNHFCKKVADKQEHALLYIDLDHFKIINDSQGHQQGDKVLKKVAKLFEQCVSGDALVCRLGGDEFAIILENTDLLDAHMIGESLCQTIENQSFRFGDQNYSISCSIGLTQINSKNCDASECLKQADIALYVAKSRGRNIVHCYSESDANTKQLLSGITWAHSIKEALKAQSLTMHFQPIWCYKEQKVSYYEALVRLIVNDEIIYPNQFIPSLELVTDIDLLDQNVIEKTIALLGEYPELNRVAINLSAQAFNNANLLNIIAESLKLHNVSPERLTFEITESASISNLVATTAMITQLQKIGCQFSIDDFGTGFSTFSYLKQLPANQVKIDGSFVKDMTQDSIDKALVNAIKDISHSLGKTCVAEYVEDQETFELLEEIGVDYAQGYFIGKPISAPEIRKQKNISTNSIA; encoded by the coding sequence ATGTCGAATAAGCTTAAATTACTGGTAGTTACGCCAGATATTAAGCTATCAACCCAACTAGTTGATGCGTTAAAAGATGTCGATGTTTTTGATATTGAGCTTAAAAATAATAGCCTCGAAGCCCTCGATCTATTAAAAAAACAGCCTGTAAATCTGATAATTACCGACTTAGCGATTGGTGAAATAGATGGCTGGCGTTTTTCACGCATGGTACGTTCAGGATTACTGGCCTCAGCAAAAAATACACCGATCGTTTTAATCCCTCCAACTTATTGCGAACGAATTGCCGAAACAACAGCCCGTGCTTATGGCATTGATGCAATTTTACAGCACGATAAATTAAAAACGCTTCCTCATTTATTGGCTAATATTCTTTCTGAACACATGGACAAAAGCAGTCGTCTACCCCTACTGCTGGTCGAGTCAAACGAAGAACGCGCGGCACAGATTACTCACGATTTAGAATTAGGTTTTTCGATTACCACCGTAGATAACTGTGCAAATGCCCAAACCCTAATCCAACAATATAAATATGCCATTGTATTGATTGATGCAACACATGGTAGCTTTGACCGTGTTAATCGCTTTTTGCAAGAGCTCAGAATTCATCGCCCTAATCAAGCAGTTGTCACCATAATTGATAGCCAAGATGCTGACTTCGCAGAGCGATTACTTTTACTTGGTGTCACTGACTTTATTCGGTTGCCATTCAATCATAATATTATCAATAAAGTGTGCGAACAGGCGGCGCGACGCGAAGATTTTATGGTGAGCTATGATGATTTCGCTGAAAAAGTTGAATTACTCAGTAAAAGCCAACAAGGATATAAGGATTTATTCTCGGCACACCAGCGTATTTTAATGCACCTAAATACTGCGGTAATTGAAATTGACCAAGCTCAGAATATTTGCTTTTTGAACCCGGCATGGGAAGCGCTCACTGGTAATGGGCTTCAGTCGAGTATTGGAAAACCCCTCGCAAGCTTTTTTTCCGAAAAAGATGCTATCAAATTAAATGAACTCATTACATCAATTAAGGTAATACCTGGCAGCAAGAATAAAGCAGAACTGCAAATTAATCATAAATCAGGACATCAGATCTGGATTGAATGTAAATTACAGTCGATAAAAGAAGCGCATGTAAAAAGTAACATTACCCTAAGTATTGATAATATTGATGAACGCAAGCAAGCTGAATTCAGCCTACAACATTTAGCGCATCACGATACATTAACTAACTTACACAACCGCTATTTTTTCGATCAACAACTCAATCATTTTTGTAAAAAAGTTGCTGATAAACAAGAGCATGCGCTACTGTATATCGACTTAGATCACTTCAAAATTATTAATGATTCGCAAGGCCATCAACAAGGCGATAAAGTTCTTAAAAAAGTTGCTAAGCTATTTGAGCAGTGCGTCTCAGGTGATGCATTAGTCTGTCGATTAGGTGGCGATGAGTTTGCCATTATTTTAGAAAATACCGATTTACTCGATGCCCATATGATCGGTGAAAGCTTATGTCAAACCATTGAAAACCAAAGCTTTCGCTTTGGTGATCAAAATTACTCTATTAGCTGCTCAATAGGTTTAACGCAAATTAATAGTAAAAACTGTGACGCCAGTGAGTGTTTAAAACAAGCTGATATTGCGCTCTATGTGGCCAAAAGCCGTGGTCGTAACATTGTTCATTGCTATTCAGAATCAGACGCCAACACTAAGCAACTGTTGTCGGGTATTACATGGGCACACAGCATTAAAGAAGCATTGAAAGCGCAAAGCTTAACCATGCATTTTCAGCCAATTTGGTGCTACAAAGAACAGAAAGTCAGTTATTACGAAGCGCTTGTTCGCTTGATTGTTAATGACGAGATTATCTACCCAAATCAATTCATCCCTTCACTTGAACTGGTGACAGATATTGATTTACTTGACCAAAATGTCATTGAAAAAACGATTGCACTGTTAGGTGAATACCCAGAACTTAATCGTGTTGCAATTAATCTATCTGCTCAAGCATTTAATAACGCCAACCTATTAAATATAATTGCAGAAAGTTTGAAGTTGCATAATGTAAGCCCAGAAAGGCTTACTTTTGAAATTACCGAATCAGCCAGTATTAGCAATTTAGTGGCAACTACTGCGATGATCACACAACTACAAAAAATAGGATGTCAGTTTTCCATTGATGACTTTGGCACTGGATTTAGTACCTTTAGCTACTTAAAACAACTACCTGCAAATCAAGTTAAAATTGATGGCTCATTTGTTAAAGATATGACCCAAGACAGCATTGATAAAGCTTTGGTAAATGCGATAAAAGACATTAGCCATTCACTTGGAAAAACCTGTGTTGCCGAATACGTTGAAGACCAAGAAACCTTTGAATTACTTGAGGAAATTGGCGTAGACTATGCGCAAGGATACTTCATTGGTAAACCCATTTCAGCGCCAGAAATCCGAAAACAAAAAAACATATCAACAAACTCAATTGCTTAA
- a CDS encoding RNA polymerase sigma factor, with the protein MFFQSEKGLIKKAQQGDKRAWLSLVKQYEKPIYHTCLRMVSNPDDALEIMQESFMSIYRSLDKYRFESSFKTWAIAITNRRCVEFYRAKKVLDEEKQEMLIAETQEPESADFMVFMAQQNKQVLQLLNGLPWVQKEVVELKFFQQFTFEQIAEQLGVSTNTVKSRLYSALSKLRQDLEVLNG; encoded by the coding sequence GTGTTCTTTCAAAGCGAAAAAGGGTTAATAAAAAAAGCGCAGCAAGGTGACAAGCGTGCATGGCTTTCATTAGTTAAGCAATACGAGAAACCGATTTATCACACTTGTTTGCGTATGGTAAGTAACCCAGATGATGCACTCGAAATTATGCAAGAGAGCTTTATGAGTATTTATCGTTCATTGGATAAATACCGTTTTGAGTCGAGTTTTAAAACATGGGCGATTGCGATTACTAACCGACGTTGCGTTGAGTTTTATCGTGCTAAAAAAGTGCTTGATGAAGAAAAGCAAGAGATGCTTATCGCAGAAACACAAGAGCCTGAATCAGCAGATTTCATGGTGTTTATGGCACAGCAAAATAAGCAGGTTTTGCAATTATTAAATGGTTTACCTTGGGTGCAAAAAGAAGTGGTTGAATTAAAGTTTTTCCAACAATTTACCTTTGAGCAAATAGCAGAGCAGTTAGGTGTATCAACCAATACAGTAAAATCCCGTTTATATTCCGCATTGTCGAAACTGCGTCAAGATTTGGAGGTGCTAAATGGCTAA
- a CDS encoding hydrogen peroxide-inducible genes activator, which yields MKNLPSIKQLQYLLAVHQHQHFGRAAEACFIGQSTLSSAIQNLEETLGCQLIERENRSIMFTAIGEEVVERARKIIDDTISVKELTKSFLNPLQGQLTIGIIPTVASFIAADLYHLCATEFPELELVLIEDTSDNLLDKLEKGQVDVALLALPYNTKKFHTHILAQDPFNMVMHQDYDVAKGITDFNLLPPASVFLLEREHCLTDHALSACHLSKSECINPFEAASLHTLLSMVERQLGVTFLPQMAINAGILAHKPMVFNAAQDTAYRDIGILWRKTSGRIRDFRLLCDKLKPFFAEKCAR from the coding sequence ATGAAAAACCTGCCAAGTATCAAACAACTTCAATATTTACTCGCGGTGCATCAGCACCAACATTTTGGCCGTGCTGCTGAGGCATGTTTTATTGGTCAATCAACGCTCAGTAGTGCAATTCAAAACCTAGAAGAAACACTAGGTTGCCAGCTAATTGAGCGTGAAAATCGCAGCATTATGTTTACCGCAATTGGTGAGGAAGTTGTTGAACGAGCGCGAAAAATTATTGACGATACCATCAGCGTAAAAGAGCTCACAAAAAGCTTTCTTAACCCGCTGCAAGGCCAATTAACCATCGGTATTATTCCAACGGTAGCAAGCTTTATTGCCGCCGACCTTTATCATTTATGTGCCACAGAGTTTCCCGAACTAGAGTTAGTGTTAATAGAAGACACCAGTGATAACTTGCTGGATAAGTTAGAGAAAGGACAGGTTGATGTCGCGTTACTCGCATTGCCTTATAACACTAAAAAGTTCCATACCCATATCTTGGCGCAAGACCCGTTTAATATGGTAATGCATCAGGATTATGATGTTGCAAAAGGCATTACAGATTTTAATTTGTTACCACCTGCCTCCGTGTTTTTATTAGAGCGAGAACACTGCTTAACCGATCATGCGTTGAGTGCCTGTCATTTAAGTAAAAGTGAGTGTATCAATCCATTTGAAGCTGCGAGCTTACACACTTTACTCAGTATGGTTGAAAGGCAATTAGGTGTGACCTTCTTGCCGCAGATGGCAATTAATGCCGGTATTCTTGCCCATAAGCCTATGGTGTTTAATGCCGCTCAAGATACCGCGTATCGTGACATTGGTATTCTTTGGCGCAAAACGTCAGGGCGTATTCGTGACTTCCGTTTGTTGTGCGACAAGTTAAAGCCTTTCTTTGCTGAAAAATGTGCTCGTTAA
- a CDS encoding inorganic phosphate transporter, producing the protein MDIIANYGSTLVIIAAVVGFIMAYGIGANDVANAMGTSVGSKALTIKQAIIIAMIFEFAGAYLAGGEVTSTIRKGIIDSSAFVAIPESLVIGMISALLAAGVWLLVASYLGWPVSTTHSIIGAIVGFALVAVGTEAIQWGKVAGIVGSWIVTPAISGFIAYLIFMSAQKLIFDTDSPLNNAKRYVPIYMGLAAFVMALVTIKKGLKHVGLELGTVEGYSIAIGAAVAVAILGKVLIARLKMDPAADKEMQFNNVEKVFAILMIVTACCMAFAHGSNDVANAIGPLAAVVSIVQHDGEIVKKSALVWWILPLGGLGIVIGLAILGKKVIKTIGEGITHLTPSRGFAAELAAASTVVIASGTGLPISTTQTLVGAVLGVGMARGIAALNLGVVRNIVVSWVITLPVGAVLAIVIYYVLAAIFGLQV; encoded by the coding sequence ATGGATATTATTGCAAATTACGGCTCCACTTTGGTGATTATTGCGGCCGTAGTGGGATTTATCATGGCTTATGGTATTGGTGCGAACGACGTTGCCAATGCGATGGGTACATCGGTTGGCTCTAAAGCGCTAACCATTAAGCAAGCGATTATTATCGCGATGATTTTTGAGTTTGCAGGTGCTTACCTTGCTGGTGGTGAAGTAACATCAACCATTCGTAAAGGTATCATTGACTCTTCAGCCTTTGTTGCTATTCCAGAATCACTGGTTATAGGTATGATTTCAGCGCTGTTAGCTGCAGGTGTATGGCTATTAGTGGCGTCATACCTTGGTTGGCCAGTATCTACTACACACTCAATTATTGGTGCGATTGTAGGTTTTGCACTCGTTGCTGTAGGCACAGAGGCAATCCAATGGGGAAAAGTAGCGGGTATCGTAGGTAGTTGGATTGTAACACCTGCTATCTCAGGCTTTATTGCATACCTTATTTTTATGAGTGCACAAAAACTAATTTTTGATACTGACTCACCACTTAATAATGCGAAACGTTATGTGCCTATTTATATGGGTCTTGCAGCATTTGTTATGGCGTTAGTTACTATCAAGAAAGGTTTAAAGCACGTTGGTTTAGAGCTAGGTACTGTTGAAGGTTACAGCATTGCAATTGGCGCAGCTGTGGCTGTGGCAATATTAGGTAAAGTATTAATTGCACGCCTAAAAATGGACCCTGCAGCTGACAAAGAAATGCAATTCAACAATGTTGAAAAGGTATTCGCAATTCTAATGATTGTAACTGCATGTTGTATGGCATTTGCGCACGGTTCAAACGATGTTGCAAACGCGATTGGTCCTCTAGCTGCGGTAGTAAGCATTGTTCAGCATGATGGTGAAATCGTTAAGAAATCAGCGCTAGTATGGTGGATTTTACCGCTTGGTGGTTTAGGTATTGTTATTGGTTTAGCTATCCTTGGTAAGAAAGTAATTAAAACCATTGGTGAAGGTATCACACACCTTACGCCAAGCCGCGGTTTTGCTGCAGAATTAGCTGCCGCATCAACGGTTGTTATTGCTTCAGGTACAGGTTTACCAATCTCAACAACACAAACGCTAGTAGGTGCAGTACTGGGTGTAGGTATGGCACGCGGTATTGCAGCACTTAACTTAGGTGTTGTAAGAAATATCGTTGTTTCTTGGGTTATTACCTTGCCAGTGGGCGCGGTATTAGCTATTGTTATCTACTATGTATTGGCGGCTATTTTTGGCCTTCAAGTGTAA